From one Lolium rigidum isolate FL_2022 chromosome 4, APGP_CSIRO_Lrig_0.1, whole genome shotgun sequence genomic stretch:
- the LOC124706341 gene encoding RNA pseudouridine synthase 7-like isoform X2 — MAGTLAGAGIVWQTPANPPEAQDYIFHNGRRYVRPYYFEFISHAKNRWAGKTIVDLFTEEFKGRPREYYVGRQHSLLIILAHAVKCGRLQVDEQMVHADYIVKSSQKISHFLHRHEPPVLGGNIVILQNEVDVVTVCKPASVPVHPCGQYRKNTVVGIMQAEHGLSPLFLHRLDRLVSGLLIFAKSAARAESFRQQIEANLLQKEYVAKVVGVFPDGERTVDANVNFNAREGRSTVEVCDGSGKALPSGKQACTKFQRICTDGNHSIVLCKPVTGRTHQIRVHLKHIGYPIANDELYLSGNFCPRSSKGTSINRATSLACSSLSSDPDCVAEADLEFDIDAMCTNCPNLAPVGYDGDEEGLWLHCVRYTGPDWSFECPYPDWTSLDNVSRKKMKS; from the exons ATGGCAGGGACGCTCGCGGGAGCTGGGATCGTGTGGCAGACGCCGGCCAACCCGCCAGAGGCGCAAGACTACATCTTCCACAACG GTCGGCGCTACGTGAGGCCCTATTACTTCGAGTTCATATCCCAT GCCAAGAACAGATGGGCTGGAAAGACCATTGTAGACCTCTTCACAGAAGAATTCAAGGGGCGCCCCCGTGAATACTATGTAGGCAGGCAACATTCCCTTTTAATAATACTT GCTCATGCAGTGAAGTGTGGGAGGCTTCAGGTGGATGAGCAAATGGTTCATGCGGACTATATTGTGAAATCATCACAAAAGATAAGCCATTTCTTGCACAG GCATGAGCCACCAGTCTTGGGTGGCAATATTGTAATCCTTCAGAATGAAGTTGATGTCGTAACTGTTTGCAAACCGGCATCTGTTCCA GTTCATCCTTGTGGACAGTATCGTAAAAACACTGTAGTAGGCATTATGCAGGCTGAGCATGGATTGTCACCCCTATTTC TGCACCGGTTAGACCGGCTAGTTTCAGGTCTCCTTATATTTGCTAAAAGTGCTGCTCGAGCAGAATCTTTCAGGCAACAG ATTGAAGCTAATCTGCTGCAAAAAGAATATGTAGCCAAAGTTGTTGGTGTCTTTCCTGACGGCGAG CGAACTGTTGACGCTAATGTAAACTTCAATGCACGGGAAGGAAGGAGCACTGTGGAG GTTTGTGATGGTTCTGGTAAGGCCCTTCCAAGTGGAAAACAAGCATGTACCAAGTTTCAGAGGATTTGCACTGATGGGAACCACAGCATTGTCTTGTGCAAACCTGTGACTGGCCGAACTCACCAG ATAAGGGTACATCTAAAACACATTGGTTACCCAATAGCCAATGATGAGCTGTATCTTTCGGGGAATTTTTGTCCGCGTTCATCAAAGGGAACAAGTATAAACAGGGCAACCTCACTAGCATGCTCATCGTTATCATCAGATCCTGATTGTGTTGCTGAAGCTGATCTGGAATTTGATATTGATGCAATGTGCACGAATTGCCCAAATCTTGCTCCTGTCGG TTATGACGGAGATGAGGAAGGATTATGGCTGCATTGTGTGAGATATACTGGTCCTGATTGGAGCTTCGAATGCCCATATCCTGACTGGACCTCCCTTGATAATGTCTCGAGGAAGAAAATGAAGTCCTGA
- the LOC124706341 gene encoding RNA pseudouridine synthase 7-like isoform X3 produces MAGTLAGAGIVWQTPANPPEAQDYIFHNGRRYVRPYYFEFISHAKNRWAGKTIVDLFTEEFKGRPREYYAHAVKCGRLQVDEQMVHADYIVKSSQKISHFLHRHEPPVLGGNIVILQNEVDVVTVCKPASVPVHPCGQYRKNTVVGIMQAEHGLSPLFPVHRLDRLVSGLLIFAKSAARAESFRQQIEANLLQKEYVAKVVGVFPDGERTVDANVNFNAREGRSTVEVCDGSGKALPSGKQACTKFQRICTDGNHSIVLCKPVTGRTHQIRVHLKHIGYPIANDELYLSGNFCPRSSKGTSINRATSLACSSLSSDPDCVAEADLEFDIDAMCTNCPNLAPVGYDGDEEGLWLHCVRYTGPDWSFECPYPDWTSLDNVSRKKMKS; encoded by the exons ATGGCAGGGACGCTCGCGGGAGCTGGGATCGTGTGGCAGACGCCGGCCAACCCGCCAGAGGCGCAAGACTACATCTTCCACAACG GTCGGCGCTACGTGAGGCCCTATTACTTCGAGTTCATATCCCAT GCCAAGAACAGATGGGCTGGAAAGACCATTGTAGACCTCTTCACAGAAGAATTCAAGGGGCGCCCCCGTGAATACTAT GCTCATGCAGTGAAGTGTGGGAGGCTTCAGGTGGATGAGCAAATGGTTCATGCGGACTATATTGTGAAATCATCACAAAAGATAAGCCATTTCTTGCACAG GCATGAGCCACCAGTCTTGGGTGGCAATATTGTAATCCTTCAGAATGAAGTTGATGTCGTAACTGTTTGCAAACCGGCATCTGTTCCA GTTCATCCTTGTGGACAGTATCGTAAAAACACTGTAGTAGGCATTATGCAGGCTGAGCATGGATTGTCACCCCTATTTC CAGTGCACCGGTTAGACCGGCTAGTTTCAGGTCTCCTTATATTTGCTAAAAGTGCTGCTCGAGCAGAATCTTTCAGGCAACAG ATTGAAGCTAATCTGCTGCAAAAAGAATATGTAGCCAAAGTTGTTGGTGTCTTTCCTGACGGCGAG CGAACTGTTGACGCTAATGTAAACTTCAATGCACGGGAAGGAAGGAGCACTGTGGAG GTTTGTGATGGTTCTGGTAAGGCCCTTCCAAGTGGAAAACAAGCATGTACCAAGTTTCAGAGGATTTGCACTGATGGGAACCACAGCATTGTCTTGTGCAAACCTGTGACTGGCCGAACTCACCAG ATAAGGGTACATCTAAAACACATTGGTTACCCAATAGCCAATGATGAGCTGTATCTTTCGGGGAATTTTTGTCCGCGTTCATCAAAGGGAACAAGTATAAACAGGGCAACCTCACTAGCATGCTCATCGTTATCATCAGATCCTGATTGTGTTGCTGAAGCTGATCTGGAATTTGATATTGATGCAATGTGCACGAATTGCCCAAATCTTGCTCCTGTCGG TTATGACGGAGATGAGGAAGGATTATGGCTGCATTGTGTGAGATATACTGGTCCTGATTGGAGCTTCGAATGCCCATATCCTGACTGGACCTCCCTTGATAATGTCTCGAGGAAGAAAATGAAGTCCTGA
- the LOC124706341 gene encoding RNA pseudouridine synthase 7-like isoform X1, translated as MAGTLAGAGIVWQTPANPPEAQDYIFHNGRRYVRPYYFEFISHAKNRWAGKTIVDLFTEEFKGRPREYYVGRQHSLLIILAHAVKCGRLQVDEQMVHADYIVKSSQKISHFLHRHEPPVLGGNIVILQNEVDVVTVCKPASVPVHPCGQYRKNTVVGIMQAEHGLSPLFPVHRLDRLVSGLLIFAKSAARAESFRQQIEANLLQKEYVAKVVGVFPDGERTVDANVNFNAREGRSTVEVCDGSGKALPSGKQACTKFQRICTDGNHSIVLCKPVTGRTHQIRVHLKHIGYPIANDELYLSGNFCPRSSKGTSINRATSLACSSLSSDPDCVAEADLEFDIDAMCTNCPNLAPVGYDGDEEGLWLHCVRYTGPDWSFECPYPDWTSLDNVSRKKMKS; from the exons ATGGCAGGGACGCTCGCGGGAGCTGGGATCGTGTGGCAGACGCCGGCCAACCCGCCAGAGGCGCAAGACTACATCTTCCACAACG GTCGGCGCTACGTGAGGCCCTATTACTTCGAGTTCATATCCCAT GCCAAGAACAGATGGGCTGGAAAGACCATTGTAGACCTCTTCACAGAAGAATTCAAGGGGCGCCCCCGTGAATACTATGTAGGCAGGCAACATTCCCTTTTAATAATACTT GCTCATGCAGTGAAGTGTGGGAGGCTTCAGGTGGATGAGCAAATGGTTCATGCGGACTATATTGTGAAATCATCACAAAAGATAAGCCATTTCTTGCACAG GCATGAGCCACCAGTCTTGGGTGGCAATATTGTAATCCTTCAGAATGAAGTTGATGTCGTAACTGTTTGCAAACCGGCATCTGTTCCA GTTCATCCTTGTGGACAGTATCGTAAAAACACTGTAGTAGGCATTATGCAGGCTGAGCATGGATTGTCACCCCTATTTC CAGTGCACCGGTTAGACCGGCTAGTTTCAGGTCTCCTTATATTTGCTAAAAGTGCTGCTCGAGCAGAATCTTTCAGGCAACAG ATTGAAGCTAATCTGCTGCAAAAAGAATATGTAGCCAAAGTTGTTGGTGTCTTTCCTGACGGCGAG CGAACTGTTGACGCTAATGTAAACTTCAATGCACGGGAAGGAAGGAGCACTGTGGAG GTTTGTGATGGTTCTGGTAAGGCCCTTCCAAGTGGAAAACAAGCATGTACCAAGTTTCAGAGGATTTGCACTGATGGGAACCACAGCATTGTCTTGTGCAAACCTGTGACTGGCCGAACTCACCAG ATAAGGGTACATCTAAAACACATTGGTTACCCAATAGCCAATGATGAGCTGTATCTTTCGGGGAATTTTTGTCCGCGTTCATCAAAGGGAACAAGTATAAACAGGGCAACCTCACTAGCATGCTCATCGTTATCATCAGATCCTGATTGTGTTGCTGAAGCTGATCTGGAATTTGATATTGATGCAATGTGCACGAATTGCCCAAATCTTGCTCCTGTCGG TTATGACGGAGATGAGGAAGGATTATGGCTGCATTGTGTGAGATATACTGGTCCTGATTGGAGCTTCGAATGCCCATATCCTGACTGGACCTCCCTTGATAATGTCTCGAGGAAGAAAATGAAGTCCTGA